One genomic window of Syntrophales bacterium includes the following:
- a CDS encoding tyrosine-type recombinase/integrase, with protein sequence MFAIKKLTWYHEPQAINAVKFYYGTMLKKKFLYEIKRPRKDKKLPVVLSKEKVAKILSSVDNIKHKAILMLVYPAGLRVGEGVRLKLEDIDNKRMPIHIKGAKGRKDRYTMLSDTALEVLREYWKEYRPKKWLSSGQDKERYITTRTVEKIFSNACETAKILKPVAVHSLRHSFATHLLGGGTDSRYI encoded by the coding sequence ATGTTTGCAATCAAAAAGTTGACATGGTATCATGAACCACAAGCCATTAATGCTGTGAAGTTCTATTACGGTACAATGCTTAAGAAGAAATTCCTGTACGAAATCAAACGCCCCCGCAAAGACAAGAAATTGCCCGTAGTCCTGAGCAAGGAAAAAGTTGCAAAAATCTTATCATCGGTTGACAATATCAAACACAAAGCAATCCTGATGCTTGTGTATCCCGCTGGATTAAGGGTTGGCGAAGGGGTAAGATTGAAACTGGAAGACATTGATAACAAAAGGATGCCGATCCACATAAAAGGGGCGAAGGGGAGAAAAGACAGATACACAATGCTTTCTGACACCGCATTAGAAGTTCTGAGAGAATATTGGAAAGAATATAGACCCAAGAAGTGGTTATCTTCCGGTCAGGACAAGGAAAGATACATAACAACACGGACCGTTGAAAAAATATTCTCTAACGCCTGTGAGACAGCAAAGATACTAAAACCAGTGGCGGTTCACAGCCTGAGGCATAGTTTTGCTACCCATCTTCTTGGGGGCGGGACTGATTCAAGGTACATTTAG